The proteins below come from a single Streptomyces sp. MRC013 genomic window:
- a CDS encoding ABC transporter ATP-binding protein: MRVDVDMVTVEISGARVVEDVSLRAGSGQVVGLVGPNGSGKSTVLRCVYRALRPTAGAVRLDGDDLLAMSTRESARRLAALPQEAVAEFDFTVAEVVAMGRLSHQGAVARETDEDRRVCAAALEEVGAGHLADRGFLTLSGGEKQRVLIARALSQQPRVLVLDEPTNHLDIAQQLEVLALVRASGLTVLTALHDLNLAALHCDLVHVVDGGRIVASGAPHDVLTPALLADVFGVRAHRVPHPETGAVRLLFDRLPAR, encoded by the coding sequence ATGCGGGTCGACGTCGACATGGTCACCGTGGAGATCTCCGGTGCGCGGGTGGTGGAGGACGTCTCGCTGCGGGCGGGCAGCGGCCAGGTCGTGGGGCTCGTCGGGCCCAACGGCAGCGGCAAGTCCACCGTGCTGCGGTGCGTCTACCGGGCCCTGCGCCCCACGGCCGGTGCGGTACGCCTCGACGGTGACGACCTGCTGGCCATGAGCACGCGCGAAAGCGCGCGTCGGCTCGCGGCCCTTCCGCAGGAGGCGGTCGCGGAGTTCGACTTCACGGTGGCCGAGGTCGTGGCCATGGGCAGGCTGTCGCACCAGGGGGCGGTGGCCCGGGAGACCGACGAGGACCGGCGCGTGTGCGCCGCCGCACTGGAAGAGGTCGGCGCCGGCCACCTGGCCGACCGCGGCTTCCTCACGCTCTCCGGCGGTGAGAAGCAACGGGTGCTGATCGCCCGCGCCCTCAGCCAGCAACCGCGGGTCCTGGTGCTGGACGAGCCCACCAACCACCTGGACATCGCCCAGCAGCTGGAGGTCCTGGCGCTGGTCCGGGCCAGCGGGCTGACCGTGCTCACCGCGCTGCACGACCTCAACCTCGCCGCACTCCACTGCGACCTCGTCCACGTCGTCGACGGCGGGCGGATCGTCGCCTCCGGTGCCCCCCACGACGTTCTCACGCCCGCCCTGCTGGCCGACGTCTTCGGCGTGCGGGCACACCGCGTCCCCCACCCGGAGACGGGCGCGGTGCGGCTGCTCTTCGACCGTCTTCCCGCCCGGTAG